A stretch of the Teredinibacter haidensis genome encodes the following:
- the msrP gene encoding protein-methionine-sulfoxide reductase catalytic subunit MsrP, with the protein MPKLRWPLIPQYRHYGLTENDVTSEQLYLSRRNFIGLSASSAIGLASYLPQLAQAKASELQQKLTVAKRTHTHPEPLTPYNDITQYNNFYELGTAKTDPVERASALQTTPWSIAVEGECAKPGHFTLEQILAGHELEERIYKLRCVEAWSMVIPWTGFPLADLLKRFEPTSDAKYVAFETLYNADLPLPGQKRKTIAWPYREGLRMDEAMHPLSFMAVGLYGKSLPNQNGAPIRLVVPWKYGFKSIKSIVKIRFTKTEPQTSWNMIAPEEYGFYSNVNPNANHPRWSQKRERRIGELFKVKTEMFNGYEADVAQLYNGMNLKTFY; encoded by the coding sequence ATGCCCAAATTACGCTGGCCGCTTATTCCCCAATATCGCCACTACGGTCTTACTGAAAACGATGTTACCAGCGAGCAGTTATACCTTTCACGGCGTAACTTTATTGGACTAAGCGCAAGTAGTGCGATCGGGCTTGCCAGCTATTTACCACAACTGGCACAGGCAAAGGCCTCCGAGTTACAGCAGAAACTGACTGTAGCCAAGCGTACCCACACACACCCCGAGCCCTTAACCCCGTACAACGATATAACCCAATACAACAACTTCTATGAGTTGGGTACCGCCAAGACTGATCCGGTAGAGCGCGCTTCAGCGCTGCAAACCACGCCCTGGAGTATTGCCGTTGAGGGGGAATGTGCAAAACCCGGCCACTTCACCCTAGAACAAATTCTGGCGGGGCACGAGCTGGAAGAGCGTATATACAAACTGCGATGCGTAGAAGCCTGGTCGATGGTTATTCCGTGGACGGGTTTTCCCCTGGCCGACCTGCTGAAACGCTTCGAACCGACCAGCGATGCCAAATATGTAGCCTTTGAAACCCTGTACAACGCAGACCTCCCCCTGCCAGGACAAAAACGCAAAACCATAGCCTGGCCCTACCGCGAGGGTCTGCGTATGGACGAAGCAATGCACCCGCTCAGTTTTATGGCGGTCGGGCTCTACGGCAAATCACTCCCCAATCAGAATGGCGCACCTATTCGGTTGGTTGTGCCCTGGAAATATGGTTTCAAAAGTATTAAATCCATTGTCAAAATTCGTTTTACCAAAACAGAACCCCAAACCAGCTGGAATATGATTGCACCAGAGGAATACGGTTTTTATTCCAATGTGAATCCCAATGCCAACCACCCCCGGTGGAGCCAAAAGCGCGAACGCCGTATCGGTGAATTATTTAAAGTAAAAACAGAAATGTTTAATGGTTATGAAGCCGATGTCGCACAGCTTTATAACGGCATGAACTTAAAAACATTTTATTAA
- a CDS encoding sulfite oxidase heme-binding subunit YedZ has product MPLRPFTFITLLIPLLLLSWQFFNRQLGANPVEALTHETGKWAFICLLLSLSATPIKSITGVKKVMQLRRMTGLYAFFYACLHFTIYWVFDQSLSLQYVWDDIIDRPYITLGFSAWLLLIPLTITSTKKMRKKLGRQWLNLHKLVYLIALLAIAHYIWLIRADYAEVIIYSIWLTALLGHRLYKSFFIPSIPH; this is encoded by the coding sequence ATGCCGTTACGCCCATTTACTTTTATTACACTGCTAATTCCCTTGCTTCTGCTAAGTTGGCAGTTTTTTAACCGACAACTCGGTGCAAATCCGGTAGAAGCCCTCACCCATGAAACAGGAAAATGGGCCTTTATTTGCCTGTTGCTTAGTTTAAGTGCCACCCCAATTAAATCTATCACTGGCGTAAAAAAAGTGATGCAATTACGCCGCATGACCGGACTTTACGCCTTTTTTTATGCCTGCTTACACTTCACTATTTACTGGGTTTTCGATCAATCACTTTCACTGCAATACGTGTGGGACGATATTATTGATCGCCCCTATATTACCCTGGGGTTCAGCGCATGGTTATTGTTAATACCTCTCACCATAACATCTACCAAAAAAATGCGGAAAAAACTCGGGCGGCAGTGGCTAAATTTACACAAACTTGTATACCTTATCGCCCTGCTGGCTATCGCCCATTACATTTGGCTAATTCGTGCAGATTATGCAGAAGTAATTATTTATAGTATTTGGTTAACCGCTTTACTTGGGCACCGGCTTTATAAATCCTTTTTCATTCCCTCTATTCCACATTAA
- a CDS encoding LysR family transcriptional regulator has product MNLHGVDLNLMVALNVLLREKSVTRAAEFLGITQPAMSNALKRLRQLFDDPLLVRTSEGMKPTERAQELEPHVRDLLIQVEQVVQPVSQFAPEKSEHFYRIAVSDYGESALMPLVLERLREAAPHISIDIMAPSDVSSHDVEQGFVDFVINRFDELPQSFYQTLLWRDNFTCVFAKDNSIADHFSFESYMAAQHIWVSKTGMGVGVGVNPDDVQRLGWVDAALNCIGEKRRINVFTRHYQAALQMAEVSELIVTLPTKAAQLQKHNPNLIFTPPPFVIPPLELTMAWSPLLHFNPAHQWLRRLVADVAHEYADPSIRPNYEYSNREMEEATVHP; this is encoded by the coding sequence ATGAACTTACACGGAGTGGATCTCAACTTAATGGTGGCACTAAATGTGCTTCTACGTGAAAAAAGCGTGACCCGAGCGGCAGAGTTTTTGGGAATAACACAACCGGCAATGTCCAACGCACTAAAGCGCTTGCGCCAACTCTTCGATGACCCGTTGTTGGTTCGCACCAGCGAAGGAATGAAACCAACCGAAAGAGCACAGGAATTAGAGCCCCACGTCCGTGACCTACTTATTCAAGTAGAACAGGTCGTTCAACCCGTTTCGCAGTTTGCGCCGGAAAAAAGTGAACACTTCTACCGTATCGCCGTCAGCGATTACGGCGAATCGGCATTAATGCCCCTCGTTCTGGAACGTTTGCGCGAAGCCGCGCCGCATATTTCCATTGATATCATGGCGCCCAGCGATGTCAGCTCACACGACGTAGAGCAGGGCTTTGTCGATTTCGTAATTAACCGCTTCGATGAACTTCCACAAAGTTTCTACCAAACACTCCTCTGGCGTGACAACTTCACTTGTGTGTTTGCCAAAGACAACTCCATAGCCGATCACTTCAGCTTTGAAAGCTATATGGCCGCTCAACATATCTGGGTAAGTAAAACAGGAATGGGGGTGGGTGTTGGCGTAAACCCAGACGACGTACAGCGGCTGGGCTGGGTTGATGCCGCGCTCAACTGCATTGGAGAAAAACGTCGTATCAACGTTTTTACCCGTCACTACCAGGCTGCATTGCAAATGGCGGAGGTGAGCGAACTGATTGTGACGCTTCCGACCAAGGCAGCACAACTCCAAAAACACAACCCCAACCTCATTTTCACTCCACCACCCTTCGTGATTCCACCACTAGAGTTGACCATGGCCTGGAGCCCATTACTGCATTTCAACCCCGCACACCAATGGCTGCGACGGCTGGTCGCCGATGTTGCTCACGAATACGCCGACCCAAGTATTCGTCCCAATTACGAATACAGCAACAGGGAAATGGAAGAGGCAACTGTTCATCCATAG
- a CDS encoding aspartate kinase — translation MSVDSRKDYLNQPLNQHTVEKIGGTSMTNYTAVRDNIVLNASELYQRIFVVSAYGGVTDDLLEHKKSGQPGIYGQFANGVNDDSWRKATLALRERLFGINASLFSDEAGLAEANAFIGERLDVAEHCLSDLQHLCEHGHFSLRSHLDTVREMLASLGEAHSAWNMAALLRQSEVNAIFVDLTAWDDDKHLDLDDRIFQAFETIDLSTQLPVVTGYAHSKEGLMKTFDRGYSEMTFSRIAVVTRVKEAIIHKEFHLSSADPRLVGEHNVIPIGRTNYDVADQLANLGMEAIHPRAAKGMRQSKIPLRVKNTFEPDHDGTLITGDYISESPRVEIIAGRKGVYAIELFDQNMTGAVDEYDREILAVLSRFKAHIISKDVNANTVTHYLATNLKTVKRISDVLEETFPEAELEQRTVAIVSAIGSDMQVSGILARTVTALAEKNICVLAMHQSMRQVDMQFVIDEEDYEVAVQSLHACLVESQSVR, via the coding sequence GTGAGTGTCGATAGCCGCAAAGACTATCTTAATCAACCCTTAAATCAGCACACGGTAGAGAAGATTGGTGGTACGTCCATGACCAACTACACGGCTGTTAGGGACAATATTGTGCTGAACGCAAGCGAACTGTATCAGCGCATTTTTGTTGTGTCGGCCTACGGCGGCGTGACGGATGATTTGTTAGAGCATAAAAAAAGCGGCCAGCCGGGTATATATGGTCAATTTGCCAACGGTGTAAATGACGATAGCTGGCGCAAAGCCACGTTGGCTCTGCGTGAGCGCTTGTTTGGAATTAATGCTTCTCTCTTCAGTGATGAAGCCGGTTTGGCTGAGGCCAATGCTTTTATTGGCGAGCGTTTAGATGTCGCAGAGCATTGTCTCAGTGATCTGCAGCATCTGTGCGAACACGGGCATTTCTCTCTGCGATCTCATTTGGATACCGTACGCGAGATGCTCGCCAGCCTCGGTGAGGCACACAGTGCCTGGAATATGGCGGCGCTGTTACGTCAAAGCGAGGTTAATGCGATCTTTGTCGATCTCACCGCTTGGGATGATGACAAGCATCTGGATTTGGACGACCGTATTTTCCAGGCTTTTGAAACCATTGACCTATCAACTCAGTTGCCTGTTGTGACGGGTTATGCCCACAGCAAGGAAGGCTTGATGAAAACGTTTGATCGCGGTTATAGCGAAATGACCTTCAGCCGGATTGCAGTGGTTACTCGCGTAAAAGAGGCGATCATCCACAAAGAGTTTCATTTGAGTAGCGCTGACCCTCGCTTGGTTGGCGAACACAATGTTATCCCTATTGGTCGCACTAACTACGATGTTGCTGATCAGCTGGCCAATCTCGGAATGGAAGCGATTCACCCGCGGGCGGCAAAAGGTATGCGCCAGAGTAAAATCCCTTTGCGAGTGAAAAATACTTTCGAGCCAGATCACGACGGCACACTGATTACCGGCGACTATATAAGTGAATCGCCCCGAGTTGAAATTATCGCGGGTCGTAAAGGCGTGTACGCCATTGAACTATTTGACCAGAATATGACCGGTGCGGTAGATGAGTACGACCGTGAAATTCTCGCCGTCCTGAGTCGATTTAAAGCACACATCATATCCAAGGATGTTAACGCCAATACTGTGACTCACTACTTGGCGACTAACCTGAAGACCGTAAAACGTATCAGCGATGTGTTGGAAGAAACCTTTCCGGAAGCCGAGCTTGAGCAGCGCACGGTTGCCATTGTTTCCGCTATTGGCAGTGATATGCAGGTCTCGGGAATACTCGCTAGGACGGTAACGGCTTTGGCAGAGAAGAATATCTGTGTACTGGCAATGCATCAGTCTATGCGGCAGGTTGATATGCAGTTTGTTATCGATGAAGAAGACTACGAAGTAGCTGTTCAGAGCTTGCATGCTTGCCTGGTTGAATCCCAAAGCGTCCGCTAA
- a CDS encoding PT domain-containing protein, translating into MPSLSSFSLRTQKKVSKIKTVFLGCALLWLSGCDNGSDGPNTNDVVATPTPAPTATPDPTPAPAIALKGAAVDGPIANASVALYRLDTSQPNLQGELLDNGETDAQAQFSGLEIGADEAGPFLIVVTADEDTVDLNTGNPPIISQVRTVLMEDRVGEPVYATPLTTMAVALAVAKADDDGSVTADEFSSGLDEAADELISALGFGMGAEVDIFSAPPMVTNDTDTDEELSEVAQYRTAISGVAAIIYQIQQNSESVSTDDVMEGLADDLSDGDIDGKNSENRSLDKYNGDDAAIIVETDPAHLMVPGTSKTVEQVEELLDEETADTGATADTSKLADGSVATTAQPAESDTDRDKDGVINSADDFPNDPSESVDTDRDGVGNNSDPDDDGDGVQDIDDAFPLDSREKIDTDGDGIGNAADTDDDGDGVADTEDDFPLDATASDASDVDGDGWPAGQDPDDANADSPGIAFIDSDGDGKGNSVDTDDDNDGVPDERDDLPLDGDETTDTDGDGIGDGKDDDIDGDGVANHNNGDDQPNTPDTRAVDGDAFPFNSRESKDLDKDGVGDNADSDADGDGLADVNDPDATKKDTDGDGVKDGADALPEDATEILDSDHDGVGNNRDNCKFRANSNQTDTDGDGRGNACDDDDDNDGVSDIDDDFPIDPNASEATDVDGDGWPVGQDTDDTDSSVPEGDYIDSDSDGAADSGGLAPDNDDDNDGVDDEQDAFPFNAEEYMDSDSDGTGDNADVDDDNDSVADVDDAFPHDSTQSADTDGDGVGDSFDSCPEVAGPQGDNDGDGTGDVCDSDDDNDGVSDGDDRFPLDADESDDIDGDGVGNNTDADDDGDGVSDIDEQALGTDPMHRDSDKDGTGDGTDNCPMVANVDQIDSDEDGVGNLCDDPPDVSGYYLMDITVEAASAEVLNDDWQAIANQDCGQSTGDVSAEVGLISQEGTAFKLHFAEDEFRGEDAGRGTVNALGQIVLEDHGDRHESEGVKEESHLVFQGLMNASSGVISGSVEEQRKVSLEDGTVAINCHILMSVVMTPMPEVSSSVALDASGAEGGLFTTGSHQDYEGEMASNAISFWYNLLNSEGDNSFSWDSDMANWVDMGSEDRGELVLTNSGWLQSSPGMSVNTSGEMAVVSRLSRSGVTLNSWNVSAYALSASGKSMMNLVDRHWVHEGLVDPAATFGADVNAIAVKAISQNDTYEVFCGDVDWAGVELACLNWMAASWPEPQDQNVPVLATSLAEMIHGYDESMTAFYQGVWVARDDNGSELRAYLQGEDTSGAEGSTGTASYYLDNHDGTLSPLMDADGQAVTSEWMIIDPLANDADLILKFELSEKVLHEFDTEDEDPGSIILAVVEDASDGVGYVREGRLRMAGEIYRNAGLNAAGGAAVRANFDYTAPAAPTGEPTGEPTGEPTGEPTGEPTGEPTGEPTGEPTGEPTGEPTGEPTSEPTGEPTGEPTGEPTGEPTGEPTGEPTGEPTGEPTGEPTGEPTGEPTGEPTGEPTGEPVAGDRDGDGVADMADNCELVANLDQADSGGVAGLGDACDIDVGEIFGVYIADLSFTAESLDYDPDTGVCASAENGTFFMETYTKGNQVFIKIMGEHEDKGLGAVLGSDNSLTFVGGDNFSGAGSFSPADDTFTFTFNDSHTSDDGLVECAAQGSVTAEGPSDVVEQTALASGISWIEGEAWDSDGDGVIDEEWFEYGTIASGQLEVMTEWDSTSGLWVDLSSADASEQGYLSSAGIVSAQDLVMVDGFVDAANGETAIIKMTSSGAAVDYEVMHVELEAFDVASVPVLALLPEFESGLAETLNFSAGAVAYVAHIQAQNDAYSFWCDEDHDDWFEANLDCDNVVALNWVETSEGSGNYDPVPAQSLDEVINSSAETSAGSLQGSLWIGEGSDAAGSYEVQAYFVSANGNASDAAHSVMFVQHYRDSGASSQLGEVAVTSTTIASLPVMSFSLPEDIAHMANADRDEMERFIFEESVLETGGASYVRQGRVSRSGIANIELLFNQIARADVTDNFSP; encoded by the coding sequence ATGCCTTCTCTCTCCTCCTTTTCGCTACGTACGCAAAAAAAGGTCTCTAAAATTAAGACTGTTTTTCTCGGTTGCGCTTTGCTGTGGTTGTCCGGTTGCGACAACGGTAGCGATGGGCCGAATACTAATGATGTCGTTGCGACACCTACACCTGCGCCGACAGCTACGCCGGACCCGACACCAGCGCCTGCAATTGCCTTGAAAGGTGCAGCGGTAGATGGCCCTATTGCGAATGCTTCGGTGGCGCTATACCGCCTGGATACTTCACAACCAAATCTACAGGGTGAGCTTCTGGATAACGGAGAAACGGATGCTCAGGCACAATTTAGCGGTTTGGAGATTGGGGCGGATGAAGCTGGCCCTTTCCTGATTGTTGTAACAGCCGATGAGGATACCGTCGATTTAAACACTGGTAATCCGCCCATTATTTCCCAGGTGCGAACGGTGTTAATGGAGGACCGTGTTGGTGAGCCGGTTTATGCCACGCCACTAACAACCATGGCTGTAGCGCTTGCGGTTGCTAAAGCGGACGACGATGGCAGCGTGACGGCAGACGAATTTAGTTCAGGGTTGGACGAAGCTGCGGACGAGTTGATATCGGCCTTGGGATTTGGCATGGGTGCTGAAGTTGATATTTTTTCCGCGCCGCCAATGGTGACGAATGATACAGACACTGACGAAGAGTTAAGCGAGGTTGCGCAGTATCGGACGGCGATATCGGGTGTCGCCGCGATCATTTATCAAATTCAGCAAAATAGCGAATCGGTTTCCACCGACGACGTTATGGAAGGTCTAGCAGACGATTTAAGTGATGGCGATATTGACGGTAAAAATAGTGAGAACCGATCACTCGACAAGTACAACGGAGATGATGCGGCCATTATTGTAGAAACAGACCCAGCCCATTTAATGGTTCCCGGTACGAGTAAAACGGTTGAACAGGTTGAAGAGCTGTTAGATGAAGAAACAGCGGATACCGGCGCCACGGCCGACACATCAAAACTGGCCGATGGTAGCGTGGCCACCACTGCCCAGCCAGCAGAATCGGATACAGACCGTGATAAGGACGGTGTGATCAATTCCGCTGATGATTTCCCCAACGATCCAAGCGAAAGTGTCGATACTGATCGTGACGGCGTTGGTAACAATTCTGACCCCGACGATGACGGTGATGGGGTACAAGACATCGATGACGCCTTTCCTCTGGATAGCCGTGAAAAAATCGATACGGATGGCGATGGTATCGGTAACGCTGCAGACACCGATGACGATGGTGATGGTGTTGCGGATACCGAAGATGATTTTCCACTGGATGCAACCGCCAGTGATGCTTCCGATGTCGATGGGGACGGTTGGCCTGCAGGCCAGGATCCCGACGATGCTAACGCTGATTCCCCTGGCATTGCCTTTATCGATAGCGATGGCGATGGCAAGGGAAACAGTGTTGATACGGATGATGATAACGACGGTGTACCCGATGAACGCGATGATCTGCCGCTGGATGGTGATGAAACAACGGACACCGATGGTGACGGTATTGGCGATGGAAAAGATGATGACATCGATGGCGATGGTGTTGCCAATCATAACAATGGCGATGATCAGCCTAACACCCCGGATACGCGCGCGGTAGATGGCGATGCTTTTCCTTTCAATAGTCGTGAAAGTAAAGATTTAGATAAGGATGGTGTGGGTGACAACGCCGACAGTGATGCCGATGGTGATGGCCTAGCCGACGTAAATGACCCGGATGCAACGAAGAAAGATACCGATGGTGATGGCGTTAAAGATGGTGCCGATGCGCTACCGGAGGATGCAACAGAAATCCTGGACTCCGATCACGATGGCGTTGGGAATAATCGCGATAACTGTAAATTCCGTGCCAACAGCAATCAGACCGATACCGATGGCGACGGCCGGGGTAATGCCTGTGATGACGATGATGATAATGATGGTGTAAGTGACATTGATGATGACTTCCCGATAGATCCGAATGCCTCCGAAGCCACCGATGTGGATGGTGATGGATGGCCCGTCGGGCAGGATACGGATGACACCGATTCGTCCGTTCCAGAAGGCGATTATATCGACTCCGATAGTGATGGTGCTGCTGACAGCGGCGGATTGGCCCCTGACAACGACGACGATAACGATGGTGTCGACGACGAGCAGGATGCCTTCCCCTTTAACGCAGAAGAGTACATGGACTCTGATTCAGACGGCACCGGCGACAATGCCGATGTGGATGATGATAACGATTCCGTTGCGGATGTCGATGATGCTTTCCCGCACGACAGTACTCAGTCTGCAGATACTGATGGTGACGGTGTTGGTGATAGCTTTGATAGCTGTCCTGAAGTAGCCGGTCCTCAGGGGGATAATGATGGCGATGGTACAGGCGACGTTTGTGATAGCGACGATGATAACGATGGCGTTTCGGACGGAGATGACCGCTTCCCTCTCGATGCAGACGAATCCGACGATATTGATGGTGATGGCGTTGGTAATAATACGGATGCCGATGACGATGGTGACGGCGTTAGCGATATCGATGAGCAGGCTTTAGGCACGGATCCGATGCATCGCGATAGCGATAAAGATGGAACTGGAGACGGCACAGATAACTGTCCGATGGTTGCCAATGTCGATCAGATCGATTCCGATGAAGATGGTGTCGGGAATCTGTGCGACGATCCCCCCGATGTTTCTGGTTACTACCTAATGGATATCACCGTGGAGGCCGCCAGCGCTGAGGTTCTCAATGACGACTGGCAGGCCATAGCTAATCAGGACTGCGGGCAGAGTACTGGTGACGTATCTGCGGAAGTGGGCTTGATTTCACAAGAGGGAACAGCGTTTAAATTGCATTTCGCTGAAGACGAGTTCAGGGGCGAGGATGCAGGCCGGGGTACGGTTAATGCGCTGGGTCAGATAGTGCTTGAAGATCATGGTGATCGTCATGAAAGCGAGGGTGTGAAAGAGGAGTCTCACCTGGTTTTTCAGGGCCTGATGAATGCTTCGAGTGGTGTTATTAGTGGCAGTGTGGAAGAGCAGCGCAAGGTCAGCCTCGAGGATGGCACCGTTGCGATTAACTGCCACATACTCATGTCCGTTGTCATGACGCCAATGCCAGAAGTGAGTTCATCTGTGGCGCTCGATGCCTCTGGTGCAGAGGGTGGATTATTCACTACGGGAAGCCATCAGGATTACGAGGGTGAGATGGCTAGCAACGCTATCTCGTTCTGGTACAACCTACTCAATAGCGAGGGTGATAACAGCTTCTCCTGGGATTCCGATATGGCCAATTGGGTCGATATGGGGAGTGAGGATAGAGGTGAGTTGGTACTTACTAATAGCGGTTGGTTACAGAGTTCTCCCGGTATGAGTGTGAATACCAGCGGCGAAATGGCTGTCGTGTCTCGCTTAAGCCGCAGTGGAGTAACGCTCAACAGTTGGAACGTGAGCGCATATGCCCTCTCGGCTTCGGGTAAGTCTATGATGAACCTCGTTGATCGGCACTGGGTACACGAGGGCTTGGTCGATCCTGCCGCAACCTTTGGCGCCGATGTTAATGCTATCGCCGTAAAGGCCATAAGCCAGAATGACACCTATGAAGTGTTTTGTGGCGATGTTGATTGGGCTGGGGTGGAATTGGCCTGTTTGAACTGGATGGCGGCCAGCTGGCCGGAACCCCAAGACCAGAATGTGCCGGTATTGGCCACCTCATTGGCGGAAATGATTCACGGTTATGATGAGTCGATGACGGCTTTCTACCAGGGCGTATGGGTTGCCCGTGATGATAATGGTAGTGAGTTGAGGGCCTACCTTCAGGGCGAGGATACGTCGGGAGCCGAAGGCAGTACTGGCACCGCCAGTTACTATCTGGACAACCACGACGGCACCTTGTCGCCGCTGATGGATGCAGACGGGCAGGCAGTAACATCTGAGTGGATGATTATCGACCCCTTAGCGAACGACGCCGATCTTATCCTTAAATTCGAATTGTCTGAGAAGGTCCTACACGAGTTCGATACCGAGGATGAGGATCCTGGAAGCATTATCCTGGCAGTGGTTGAGGATGCTTCTGATGGTGTGGGCTATGTCCGCGAGGGCCGACTGAGGATGGCGGGTGAGATATACCGGAACGCGGGTCTTAATGCAGCGGGAGGAGCCGCTGTTCGGGCAAATTTTGACTATACAGCGCCTGCTGCACCGACAGGCGAACCCACAGGCGAACCCACAGGTGAACCCACAGGCGAACCCACAGGTGAACCCACAGGTGAACCCACAGGTGAACCCACAGGTGAACCCACAGGTGAACCCACAGGTGAACCCACAGGTGAACCCACAAGCGAACCCACAGGTGAACCCACAGGCGAACCCACAGGTGAACCCACAGGTGAACCCACAGGTGAACCCACAGGTGAACCCACAGGTGAACCCACAGGTGAACCCACAGGCGAACCCACAGGTGAACCCACAGGTGAACCCACAGGCGAACCCACAGGCGAACCCACAGGCGAACCCGTGGCTGGCGACCGCGATGGTGATGGTGTTGCCGATATGGCGGATAACTGCGAGTTGGTTGCCAACTTGGATCAGGCTGACAGTGGGGGCGTTGCTGGGCTAGGCGATGCCTGTGATATAGACGTGGGCGAAATCTTTGGTGTGTACATCGCTGATCTAAGCTTCACCGCAGAGAGCCTGGATTATGACCCAGACACGGGCGTCTGCGCATCAGCTGAAAATGGCACCTTCTTTATGGAAACCTATACCAAGGGCAACCAAGTTTTTATCAAAATCATGGGTGAACATGAGGATAAAGGCCTGGGCGCAGTCCTCGGATCGGACAACAGTCTCACCTTTGTGGGCGGTGACAATTTCTCGGGAGCGGGTAGCTTCTCGCCAGCCGACGATACATTTACCTTCACATTTAATGACTCTCACACTAGCGACGATGGCCTGGTGGAGTGCGCTGCTCAAGGGTCTGTGACCGCAGAAGGGCCCAGTGATGTGGTAGAGCAAACGGCGCTGGCCAGTGGTATTAGCTGGATTGAGGGAGAGGCCTGGGACAGTGATGGCGATGGTGTCATCGATGAGGAATGGTTCGAATACGGAACGATTGCCTCTGGCCAGCTGGAGGTGATGACAGAGTGGGATTCTACCAGTGGTTTGTGGGTCGATCTTAGCTCGGCGGACGCCAGTGAGCAGGGATACCTCAGCTCTGCAGGAATTGTTAGCGCGCAGGATCTGGTAATGGTGGATGGTTTTGTCGATGCTGCCAATGGCGAAACCGCTATAATCAAAATGACCTCCAGTGGAGCGGCTGTCGATTACGAAGTGATGCATGTTGAATTGGAAGCCTTTGATGTCGCCAGCGTACCAGTGCTGGCGCTGTTGCCGGAGTTTGAGTCAGGCCTTGCGGAAACCCTTAACTTCAGTGCTGGCGCAGTGGCTTATGTTGCACATATACAGGCGCAGAACGATGCCTATTCATTCTGGTGCGATGAAGATCACGATGACTGGTTTGAAGCGAACCTGGATTGCGACAATGTTGTCGCCCTGAACTGGGTGGAAACATCCGAAGGTTCGGGCAACTATGATCCAGTCCCTGCTCAGAGCTTGGATGAGGTCATCAACAGTAGCGCAGAGACAAGTGCCGGTTCACTACAGGGCAGTCTCTGGATTGGAGAAGGCAGTGATGCCGCCGGTAGTTATGAGGTTCAAGCCTACTTTGTATCGGCCAATGGCAACGCTTCCGACGCCGCTCATTCGGTTATGTTTGTCCAGCACTATCGTGACAGTGGCGCTTCCAGCCAGCTAGGCGAGGTTGCGGTAACATCGACCACCATAGCCAGTCTTCCGGTGATGTCGTTCAGCTTACCGGAAGATATTGCTCATATGGCAAACGCCGATAGGGATGAAATGGAGCGCTTTATCTTTGAAGAAAGTGTGCTTGAAACCGGCGGTGCAAGCTACGTGCGCCAGGGCCGGGTCAGCCGCTCAGGTATCGCGAATATCGAGCTGCTGTTCAACCAGATAGCCCGTGCCGATGTGACGGATAATTTCTCCCCCTAG